One window of Papaver somniferum cultivar HN1 chromosome 9, ASM357369v1, whole genome shotgun sequence genomic DNA carries:
- the LOC113310098 gene encoding probable methyltransferase PMT11: MVNQGVEDFLKSPITKVVGLTLFAFSFFYLGQHWSDGNQQLVFFNNQQQSDKRLTPSISISPNANKTISSEPPPSHPSKPPPVIAEKFGVIDENGVMAEDFEVGDFDPDLVDKFRNLNMSIVKPDDVSAAAVEIDKFSLCSEDMREYIPCLDNVEELKKLDSTVRGEKFERHCPGKGSGLDCLIPPPKDYKTPIPWPRSRDEVWFSNVPHSRLVDDKGGQNWIERDNDKFKFPGGGTQFIHGADKYLDQIAQMVPEIAFGNHTRVVLDVGCGVASFGAFLLSRNVTTLSIAPKDVHENQIQFALERGVPAMVAAFATRRLLYPSQAFELIHCSRCRINWTCDDGIYLLEVNRMLRGGGYFVWAAQPVYKHEIPLQEQWKEMEDLTTRLCWELVKKEGYVAIWRKPSNNSCYTGRDAGTQPPLCDLSDDPDNVWYVDMKACISRLPNNAYGANVTTWPSRLNNIPDRLQSIKLDSQISRRELYKAENGYWTNIVTSYIHVYHWEKKPFRNVMDMRAGFGGYAAALINLEMDYWIMNVVPVSGPNTLPVIYDRGLIGVMHDWCEPFDTYPRTYDLLNANRLLSTEQKRCNVSTIMLEMDRILRPGGTAYILDSVNVMDEIQVVAKAIGWHTNPRDTSEGPHANWKLLICEKSL, translated from the exons ATGGTGAACCAAGGAGTGGAAGATTTTTTAAAATCTCCAATCACAAAGGTAGTCGGATTAACCCTATTTGCTTTCAGTTTCTTCTATTTGGGGCAACACTGGTCTGATGGAAACCAACAGCTTGTTTTCTTCAATAATCAACAACAATCAGATAAGAGACTTACTCCATCAATTTCAATTTCTCCGAATGCGAATAAAACAATATCGTCTGAACCGCCACCTTCTCATCCATCAAAACCACCACCTGTAATAGCTGAAAAATTCGGGGTTATTGATGAGAATGGAGTTATGGCCGAAGATTTTGAAGTTGGTGATTTTGATCCAGATTTAGTTGACAAGTTTAGGAATTTGAATATGAGTATTGTGAAACCAGACGACGttagtgctgctgctgttgaaattGATAAATTTTCTTTATGTTCTGAGGATATGAGAGAGTATATTCCTTGTTTGGATAACGTTGAAGAGCTTAAAAAGCTTGATTCAACTGTGAGAGGCGAGAAATTTGAACGGCATTGTCCTGGGAAAGGCAGTGGGTTGGATTGCTTAATTCCACCGCCAAAAGATTACAAAACTCCGATTCCGTGGCCACGAAGCAGAGACGAGGTGTGGTTCAGCAATGTACCACATTCACGCTTGGTTGATGATAAAGGTGGGCAGAACTGGATTGAGAGAGATAATGATAAATTCAAGTTCCCTGGAGGTGGAACTCAATTCATCCATGGGGCAGATAAATACTTGGATCAGATTGCACAG ATGGTTCCTGAAATTGCATTTGGTAATCATACTCGAGTCGTATTAGACGTTGGATGTGGTGTAGCAAGCTTTGGTGCCTTTTTGCTTTCCCGAAATGTGACTACTCTATCTATAGCACCAAAAGATGttcatgaaaaccaaattcaatttgctCTTGAGCGTGGTGTGCCTGCAATGGTGGCAGCTTTTGCCACACGGCGTCTATTGTATCCAAGCCAGGCTTTCGAGTTGATACATTGTTCAAGGTGTAGAATCAACTGGACATGTGATG ATGGAATTTATCTTCTTGAGGTCAACAGGATGCTCAGAGGTGGAGGATACTTTGTTTGGGCAGCACAGCCAGTTTATAAACATGAAATCCCCTTGCAAGAACAATGGAAAG AGATGGAGGACCTTACTACACGTCTTTGCTGGGAACTTGTAAAGAAAGAAGGATATGTTGCTATATGGCGCAAACCTTCAAATAACAGCTGCTATACGGGGCGCGATGCTGGAACACAACCACCATTGTGTGATCTAAGCGATGACCCTGACAACGTTTG GTACGTCGATATGAAAGCATGCATTAGTCGACTACCTAATAATGCCTATGGGGCGAATGTTACTACATGGCCTAGTCGACTGAATAATATACCAGACAGGCTCCAGAGCATaaaattggattcccaaatatcCAGAAGAGAGCTGTACAAAGCAGAAAATGGATATTGGACAAACATAGTCACCAGCTACATTCATGTTTACCATTGGGAAAAAAAACCATTTCGAAATGTGATGGACATGAGGGCTGGTTTTGGAGg ATACGCTGCAGCACTCATAAATCTGGAGATGGATTACTGGATAATGAATGTTGTACCTGTCAGTGGACCTAATACCTTGCCTGTTATCTATGATCGTGGACTAATTGGAGTCATGCACGACTG GTGTGAACCATTTGATACATATCCAAGAACGTATGATCTACTAAATGCGAATCGCCTTCTCTCCACTGAACAAAAGAG ATGCAATGTTTCCACCATTATGCTTGAGATGGATCGGATATTGAGACCTGGGGGAACTGCGTATATTTTAGATAGTGTGAATGTCATGGATGAAATTCAGGTGGTAGCAAAGGCAATTGGTTGGCATACCAATCCGCGTGACACTTCTGAAGGTCCACATGCCAACTGGAAGCTCTTGATATGTGAGAAAAGTCTTTAA